The genomic window CGGTACGCGGGCAGCAGGCTGGTGTGGGTGTTCAGGAACCCATAGCGGGGAATGTTCAGCACGCTGAGGGGCAGGATCTTCCCGTACGCGCAGGTGACCGCCACGTCCGCGCCGGACTCGCGCAGCGTCGCCTCGAACGCCGCGTTCCCCCGCAGCTTCCTGGGCTGCGCGAGGGGCAGGCTCAGTTCCGCCGCGCGGGCCGCGACGGGCGGCGGCGTCAGTTTCAGGCCGCGCCCCACCGGCTTGTCCGGCTGCGCGACGACCAGCACCACCTCGAACCGCTCGCGGATCGCGTCCAGCACCGGCAGCGCGAACGCGGGCGACCCGAAGAACGCCACGCGCGGCCCGCCGCCGGTCAAAGGCCCGCCTTGCGCTGCCGCTCGTGCGCGGCCAGATCGTTCAGGAACGTCCGGGACTTCTGCTGGATCGCCAGCAGCTCCTTGCGGTAGTCCTCGGTCACCTCGGCCGGCAGGCGGTCCAGGAACAGCACGCCGTCCAGGTGATCCGCCTCGTGCTGGAACACCCGCGCCAGGAAATCATCCGCCTCGACCACACGGGCCACCCCGTCCAGGTCCGTGTAGCTGACCTGCACGGCGCGGGCGCGCGGCACGCCCTCCTCGTAGATGCCGGGAATGCTCAGGCACCCCTCCTGGTACGAGCGGTCCTTCTTCTTGTCGATGACCTTCAGCACCGGGTTCAGCATCACGAAATCACGCAGCACGCGGGACTTCAGCGGCCTGTCCTGGCCCTCGTTCTCCTCCTCGTCGTCCTCGTACTCGACCGCCACGAACATCCGCACGGGCAGGCCGATCTGCGGCGCGGCCAGCCCCACGCCGTGCGCCTCGAACATCGTCTCCAGCATGGTGTCCGCC from Deinococcus sedimenti includes these protein-coding regions:
- the def gene encoding peptide deformylase, encoding MSDPASPRVYPLRLYGDPVLRRKAKPLQATDTLTVPGFDPQTVRQVADTMLETMFEAHGVGLAAPQIGLPVRMFVAVEYEDDEEENEGQDRPLKSRVLRDFVMLNPVLKVIDKKKDRSYQEGCLSIPGIYEEGVPRARAVQVSYTDLDGVARVVEADDFLARVFQHEADHLDGVLFLDRLPAEVTEDYRKELLAIQQKSRTFLNDLAAHERQRKAGL